GGATGTGGCGCCGGCTGCTAATCGAAGTGAACGGAGCAGCATTTTGTTCTGCTGCTCGAAATCGGTATGTCGGAATTTATGACGAATTTCCTCAGATGTTGACAAAAACCGGTCATAAAACGCAGGGATAAAGCGTTCATGTTCCATGCACCGGTCAAGGCTTTGTAGAAACTGATCTTTCGGCGTTAATGCTTCCATAGATAATCCACTCGGAACTGGGTCATTCACAACGAGCTCACATGTCACTGTACTATCAGTTTTTTCACTGGAACGCAATGTGGCAAATTAAAACTTCTGATGTGCATTTAAATTAGAATCTGGATCAATGCCAGGACCAGGTCATTTCTCTAAACGATTCCAGCGCGCCGTGAGGGAGGAAATTTGAAACGCGTGCCCTGCCTCGTGTTCGATGAGATGGAAGACCGCCCATTCGGGTGTCGTTTCGTAAGGCTGATCATTCACCGGAGGCCTGAGGCGCCGCCATTCTGCAAGATCCATTTTCTGGAAGATTGAGAACGCGATTTCACGGGTCGCATGGAGCCGATTGATATGTTCTGCCAGAGGCACATCGGTCACCTGACTGACTTTGTCATCAGCGTCCGCCATGGGAATGGGAAGCAATTCATTAACTGAAGGGGGAAACTCCTGCTGCTGCAGATCGAAATAGAGCCATGACATTTCGACGATAGCGATATGGTAGAGTATTGAGCCGATGGAATTCTCTTTGCCATCCGGACCGCGCCAGTCCAGCAGCCGCAGATCACAGTCCTGGACCAGCCGGAGTGTACGCTGACGGACCTCGGCGAGTGCCCAGAGCCAGCGACCGATTTCAGGGTCCCGGGCTTCCAGGGGATCGATTTTTAATTCCGTAGTCATAGATATGTTCTCTAAGTGATATGTTCTCTGAGTTCAAAGAGTCAGTAGATTGCTGTCTGATATTCTACCACGAAAAGCACGAAAGCACACGAACAGAGAAAGAGCATCAGCTCTCATTCATCTGTGGAATGGCAGGA
The sequence above is a segment of the Gimesia algae genome. Coding sequences within it:
- a CDS encoding DinB family protein; the protein is MTTELKIDPLEARDPEIGRWLWALAEVRQRTLRLVQDCDLRLLDWRGPDGKENSIGSILYHIAIVEMSWLYFDLQQQEFPPSVNELLPIPMADADDKVSQVTDVPLAEHINRLHATREIAFSIFQKMDLAEWRRLRPPVNDQPYETTPEWAVFHLIEHEAGHAFQISSLTARWNRLEK